The following nucleotide sequence is from Desulfonatronum thioautotrophicum.
CGGTTTGTTTCATCCGATGACCAGGACGATTTCTACCTCTTCCGCAGGCAGGTCCTGCAAACCAGCCGAAAACAAGCCTGGGAAATGCCTCTGTTGCGGCACGACGGTACGTCCTTCTGGGCCTGGCTGGAGGCCGTGCCCACTTCGGAAGACCGTGACCATACGCGCCAAATCCTGCTCCTGATCAACGACATCACGAGGCGCAGGCAGGCTGAAGAGGAAAACCTGCGGACCAGGTCGCTGCTTGAAACAGCGGGCCGCCTTGCCAGGTTCGGGGGGTGGAGCGTGGACCTGGCTACAAACAGGGTCCACTTCTGCGGCCAGGGAGCGCAAATCCACGGAGCCTCCCCGGGCTTCTCTCCCACGGTGGAGGAGGCTATCCGGTTTTACCCCCCGGAGTGGCGGGAGAAGATCGCCGCGGTTTTTTACCAATGCGCCACCAAGGGCGAGCCGTTTGACGAGGAGATGGAGATCGTCACCCTGCAAGGCGAAAAAATCTGGATTCGGACCACGGGCCAGGCGGTTTCCGATGCTGCGGGACGCATCCGCAAGGTGGAGGGCGCCTTTCAGGACATTACGGAACGCAAGAAATTCGAGGAATCACTGCAGGCATCCGTGGCGGAAAAGGATGTCCTGCTCCGGGAGGTGCATCATCGGGTGAAGAACAACCTGGCGGTCATATCCTCGCTGGTGGAACTCCAGCACCAGTCCATGACCGATGGGGACAAGATCGCCCAGCTGCAGGATCTGAGCAACAGGATCAAGTCCATGGCCCTTGTTCATGAATGCCTTTACCATCACGAAGACGTGTCCAAGATCGATTTCCAGGATTATCTTGAAGCCCTGATGCGTGAATTGTGCCCTGCCCTGAATTCCAGGCGGGGCATCAGCTGTTCCGTGAAAGCGCAGGGCGTCACACTCAGCCTCCAAATCGCCGTCCCGTGCGGACTGATCATCAACGAACTGGTGAGCAATGCCCTGAAGTACGCCTTTCCAGACGGCAGGACCCACGACGGTCTGGCAAGGCCACGAATCCAGGTCGAGATGGAGAAGGGCAACGGCACCTGTCGCCTCGTCGTGGCCGACAACGGGGTGGGCTTGCCACCGGAAATCGATCCCCAGACCACGAATTCTTTTGGATTGCATATTGTCCGGATGATCGGAACCCATCAGCTGCGGGGAGAGCTGGAGGTGGAGCGGGGCGGGGGAACCCGGTTTATGCTCAACTTCAAAGCCTCGAAGTAATGCAGGGCGGCAACGCGAACCAGTGGAGACTGTGCATCACCTGGGTAAGGGACCTATCTCGGGAAAATACAGGCTGGACCTGATTGTCCTCGCTGCTGTGGGAGCGGTAGGTTTGAGCAAAGGGGGTTGCCATGAACCAGCTCGCGCCGCTCCTGGCGCTTTTGCCCATTGTCGTTGTCGGTATCCTGATGGTCGGCATGATGTGGCCGTCCAGCAAGGCCATGCCCGTGGGGCTTGCCGTGGCCGCGGCCATTGCCTTCACGATCTGGGAAGTGCCTGCCCAGCATCTCCTGGCCGCCAGCCTGGCCGGTGTTGTCAATGCCCTGGACATCCTGCTGATCATTTTCGGCGCCATCCTGATTCTGCAACTCATGAAGCACAGCGGGGGCATGGACGCCATTTCCCGGTCCATGGCCTTCATTTCCAAAGACCGCCGCGTCCAGGTGCTGATCATCGCCTGGCTGTTCGGATCGTTCCTGGAGGGGGCCGCCGGCTTCGGCACCCCGGCCGCGGTCGCGGCGCCCTTGTTGATGGGCATGGGGTTTCCCCCCTTCATGGCGGCTGTTCTGACCCTGGTGGCGGACAGCGCATCCGTGTCCTTCGGAGCCGTGGGCGTGCCGATTCATGGTGGGTTCGAGGCGCTCAGGGATGTGGTCAGTCTTCCCGAATCTCTCTCGTTTGGTCGGTTTTTGCAGGATATCGGCCTTCAGGTGGGGCTGCTCCATTTCGCCCTGGGAACCTTCATCCCCCTGATCATGGTCGGCCTGATGACCAGGATGGCGGAGGGGTCTTTGCGGAGGGCCCGGGAAGTCTGGAAACTGGCCCTGTTCGCGGGTCTGGTTTTCACCGTGCCCCAGGCCCTGATCGCCTTTTTTATCGGCCCTGAATTGCCGGCGCTGCTGGGTGCGCTGATCGGGCTGCCCATTTTCCTGTTTGCCGTCTCTCGTGGATTTTTGACGCCCAAAACGGAGTGGGATTTTCCGGACAAAAAGGATTGGCCGGAGCACTGGCAGGGCAAGTTCGACGCCGGGACCGGCATGCCGGATGATCAGCCGACCATGCGCGGCTGGCTGGCATGGCTGCCGTACGCGGTTGTGGGGGGCCTCCTGCTTTTGACCCGCATCGAATTCTTTCATCTGTCCACATTGCTCCAGCAATGGAACATCGGCTGGACCGATATTCTGGGGACAGACATCAGCGCGACGATTACTCCGCTGTACAATCCCGGAGTGGTCCCGTTTCTGCTGATCGCCATGCTGATTCCTTTGATGCACGGCATGAACCTTCAGGGGGTGGCCGCATCCTGCAGGTCGACCCTGAAAATGATCGGTCCAGCCACCGCGGCCCTTATATCGGCGTTGGCCATGGTCTACATCATGATCAATTCGGGCGTCGCGGAGGGCAAAGAAAGTATGCTCATCGTGGTGGCCGGCGCTGCGTCGGACCTGGCGGGGCAAAGCTGGTATCTGCTGGCGCCACTCGTGGGAACCCTGGGAACCTTCATCTCCGGCAGCAACACGGTCTCGAATATCATGTTCGGCGTCCTGCAGCAGGATGCCGCGATCCAGAGCGGATTGCACGTGGTTCCAGTGCTGGCCCTGCAGGCCGTCGGCGGGGCTGCGGGCAACATGATCTGCGTCCACAACGTGGTGGCGGTTCTGGCGACGGTGGGGCTCCTGGGCAAGGAAGGCCTGGTGATCCGCATCAATCTGGGCATTGCCCTGGGGTACGCCATTCTGGCGGGAAGCATCGTCTGGGCCATCGCTGTTTTTGTCTGAGCTGGGGAACTCGACTCGCATAGACTGAATGTTTAAATTTTAAGGCTCATACTGTGTTTCGGACAGGTGATCTTTCTGCCGTCAGGCAGGTCCGCCTTTGTATGATTTTGTCATCGGTTAATGCCCCAAAGGGGCATCGTCCATCAGCCCAGGGTTGGACAGCCAGAGGCTGGCCTACCCTGGGTCAATTGAAAGAAAGAGAAACAACCCCAAAGGGGTTGCGTCAGATACAGTCTTGCTCGGAGCTGGCCGGATTTCCATTTTGCGGACGCAACCCCCTTGGGGTTGAAAGAAAAATATGGCGTTGGTCCC
It contains:
- a CDS encoding L-lactate permease, which translates into the protein MNQLAPLLALLPIVVVGILMVGMMWPSSKAMPVGLAVAAAIAFTIWEVPAQHLLAASLAGVVNALDILLIIFGAILILQLMKHSGGMDAISRSMAFISKDRRVQVLIIAWLFGSFLEGAAGFGTPAAVAAPLLMGMGFPPFMAAVLTLVADSASVSFGAVGVPIHGGFEALRDVVSLPESLSFGRFLQDIGLQVGLLHFALGTFIPLIMVGLMTRMAEGSLRRAREVWKLALFAGLVFTVPQALIAFFIGPELPALLGALIGLPIFLFAVSRGFLTPKTEWDFPDKKDWPEHWQGKFDAGTGMPDDQPTMRGWLAWLPYAVVGGLLLLTRIEFFHLSTLLQQWNIGWTDILGTDISATITPLYNPGVVPFLLIAMLIPLMHGMNLQGVAASCRSTLKMIGPATAALISALAMVYIMINSGVAEGKESMLIVVAGAASDLAGQSWYLLAPLVGTLGTFISGSNTVSNIMFGVLQQDAAIQSGLHVVPVLALQAVGGAAGNMICVHNVVAVLATVGLLGKEGLVIRINLGIALGYAILAGSIVWAIAVFV
- a CDS encoding sensor histidine kinase, whose product is MTVQDAQDQWADNMRSKAEECARKRSSGQGERLEPSTLEEARELIHELRVNKIEVELQNEQLRLIQNELDAQRTRYVKLFDHAPVGYLTLDENGLILEANLTAAGLLGVDRFDLIHQGATRFVSSDDQDDFYLFRRQVLQTSRKQAWEMPLLRHDGTSFWAWLEAVPTSEDRDHTRQILLLINDITRRRQAEEENLRTRSLLETAGRLARFGGWSVDLATNRVHFCGQGAQIHGASPGFSPTVEEAIRFYPPEWREKIAAVFYQCATKGEPFDEEMEIVTLQGEKIWIRTTGQAVSDAAGRIRKVEGAFQDITERKKFEESLQASVAEKDVLLREVHHRVKNNLAVISSLVELQHQSMTDGDKIAQLQDLSNRIKSMALVHECLYHHEDVSKIDFQDYLEALMRELCPALNSRRGISCSVKAQGVTLSLQIAVPCGLIINELVSNALKYAFPDGRTHDGLARPRIQVEMEKGNGTCRLVVADNGVGLPPEIDPQTTNSFGLHIVRMIGTHQLRGELEVERGGGTRFMLNFKASK